In Syngnathus scovelli strain Florida chromosome 12, RoL_Ssco_1.2, whole genome shotgun sequence, the genomic window CATTGTGTTAAATTGAGACAAAGCAAACAATTGCATGTTTTTGCCAGCTGCATATGGCATGGCTCAATATCGCGTTATCGATATTTTGTCGGTATATAGttcaattcaaacaaaaaagcaataaagcagcagcagcagcagcagcagcagcagagcctCGTCTAATACTAATTAGTGGAAAAGGGATTGCGAAGGCGCATCGGGGTTTAAGAgatgcgggcgggcgggcgggcgggagaccatcacacacacacctgccttGATAAGTCAACTCGGCTACAAGAAAGCCACGCTGACAAAGCTTCAGTTCATATACGTCGGAAAAATAAACACAGGGATTAAGCaagtgggaggaggaggaagccagccagccagccaggcaggcagccagccagcctgcctgcctgcctgccagccagccagcctgtctgcctgcgtggctgcctgcctgcctgcgtggctgcctgcgtggctgcctgcgtggctgcctgcctggctgcctgcctggctgcctgcctacgTGCGCAATACAGTCTGCAGATGATCACAAACACCCTTTTCCGGAGCAAATTGTTCTTACCTTAGGGTCGGGTTAATTGCAACGGACCAGACTCTGTCATACAGGGGAATGATGTCTCGGGGGCAGCTGGAGGCCAATGTCCAGATCTACACAAGGAAGGAAGTCAAGTCACAGGCAAACTTTGGAATGGATCATCCATGGTGAAACCTTAATGACAATTACTGCATAATAACAAAGAAGAAACTGAATGGTGACCTTGGTTGTTTGATCTCTAGATCCACTGATGATGAGTTGGTTTTTGGAGTCAATGCAGTTGACTTCCTGATTATGACCAAATAACTTCCTTGGGCTCTCACTTCTTCTACTGTGGACCACAATCTTGCCATCACTGAAATAGACAAAAAAGGAGTTATGATGAGGCGAGGTGAAGGAATACATATTTCATGCCACGCCACGCCGCTACCTTCCACCACTGATGAGGTGCGTGTCCGTGAGAACAAATCTGCAGACGTCTGCCCGGTGGCCAGAGTAGATTTTGATTGGCTTACGCCAAATCTTCTTGCAGTCTTGGCGCAGAGGGTAGGCGTGAATTTCGCCAGCTTGAGACAAAAATAGTGTGTCTCCATCCAGCTGCAACCACGGCAACAATCTATGGGAATATTTCAACGGAAAGTTAGTCAAGTAACACCGTTCATCTCCTTTTGCAAATGAGAAGACGTGGCCACGGTGATCAGCGATTGGTCTCCCACTTCCAAATGCATAACAATCTGTATCTTCAAAATGAAAAGACATGTATCCAAATGCAGAAGCTCTACGTTCTAATGTTCAttgtttaacatcaacattgggTAAAAACGATTCCATACTTTGGTTGCCATTTCAAAGGCGCAGTCCTTTTACACACTCCATGGCACCAGTTTTGAGCAATCTTCACTCGCTCCTTAAGCAGGATATGAGGATAGCTGCGGCAGATTATTGTGGATCATCACGGAACATATAAGTGACAGTGTCATTCAAATTCATCTATCCATCCCTTTGGTGAAGCGCTTCTCCTCAGGGCACGCTGAATTGGGGCGGGAGGCGTGGGACACCCTCAACTGGTGGCCAGCCCAACGCAGggaacgcacacgcacacacacgcgcgcgcacacacacacacacacacacacacacacacacacacacacacactcgcacctacgggcaatttggagcgctCAATCGGCCTAGCGCGCATGTCTTTGGAATGCGGGAGGAAAGCGGAGTACCCGAAGGAAACCCACGCACGCAAACTCCACGCACGCAAACTCCACAGAGGAACGCCCGAGCAGGAATCAAACCTCTCAACTGTGAGGCAGCGTACTAAACAGAGACAGAGGTGGGGGCTGCCTGCTGATGCTTTGGCTAATGATTGGAGAGCTTCAGCATGATGAACACACTATCTGAGTAGTTTCATTTCTCCTTCTCATGTCGCGTATGGATAGTTCACTGTACTGGCAATTGAAACCAACAAAAAACAGTGTCCACATTTCAGGCGGATTCTCAATTTTGACACGGGTTGGAGAGGGGCTTTCATCAGAACTCGCAGGGTACGTGTCAGACAAATTCCAGGACTTGTGTCACAAACTATGGATTTGAAAACCCAAATACAAACGATGACTACTTTCACTCCCCTTCACTGTGGGCCAGCCAGCAGATCAACCTGCAGGCTGCAAAGTGATTATACTTGATTCAGGGAGCATGAAGAGGCTTATGAGGCAGAACAACGGGATGGAAGCTGCCCACCATGgtggacggagggagggagcgagggagcaAGCTCCCGCCGCCTCACACGACCCCAGAGTGCATGCCTTCAAAGTAGCTGAGTGTGTACTTAGCAAGTGCAGAGAAAGAGTACGTACTTGACacagccgctcgctcgctcgctcgggtaGCAAGCTTGTGCTAATGCTAAGTGAAATACTACACAGCACGCTCGCGTGACTTAGCTTACATGTCGGTCCAGTATCGAGTAATTCCAGTATTTAACAAGCCTTTGGCGATCTTCTTCCACACCACATCACGGCTTACAATGTGCCAAATGACTTTAGAAACCTGAGAGAGACGACTCAGTGTTTGGCAGTCCAGATAAGATAGTATGTGATACAAAACATCCTCTGGTAGCTGAAAGAGGAGCATGCTTCAAACGTACACGAGCGACTACGCACTACTAACTGCACGCTGTAACACAACCGGCCATTTTGAGAAAAGAATTATACGAGCAGTCGGTGATGAACGCGGAAAAAGACGGCAGCAGGCTCGCAGCCCATTCACTTCACGTATACTCCCCCGTGGTGTTTGGATGGCGACGGCGTGACGTATGACGTATGTGCTGACGTAAGGCGTCATTTTGTTTGCTACGCTTCTGTTAAATAAAGTTTGCCCCACAAAAAACACATACACGACGCCGACGATTTGAATTAAACTCGTTCTTTTCCCTTCAGATAATGACCCATCCATTAGAATGACCTGCATCATGATAATTATGAACATTTTTTACATGGTGCTTGAAagtggttgaaaaaaaatgaatattcaATTGTTTGTTGAAATCGGCATAGAAAATGACACGGCGTAAAAAGCTGTTCAACTGTTAAATAAGgtttgcccccccaaaaaatacacTGCGCCGCCTGCGATTTTAGTTCAACTCATTCTTTTCCGTTCAGATAATGATCCATCCATTATAATGATATGCATCATGATAATTATGAACATTTTTTTACAGTGGTTGAGAGGATAACGGTTAttctttggaaaaataatattCAAGTGTTTGTTTAAATCAGCATAGAAAATGGCACGGGATTAACAAAAACTATCAGTTTCTGCTTTACCCAACGACATCAAATGCATGTTGAAATCATTTTCACTCAGCAGCATCAAAAAATATTGATATTGCAAAATGCAGTTGAAAACAAAAGTTGGGGTAGCTTGATTGAAAAAGTCATTCCAAAAAGTGCAAGCGCGGGACATTGACTGTTCTGTATGTAAAAATCTAGTCCTGTTTGTTCCATGTAACAGTTGAATGAAATTAGAAAGCAACCAAGtgcagccagccggccagccagcagcGCTGTTAACTGCAAAGGTTGTGTCACGGTCAAATGACTACCAAAAGTTGATTGACCTTCTGACATTCTGTGAGGCGCCTAACCGTTTAGCATCAGTAGCATCAATTTGTGCTCATTCACATCATGAGGCTCTTTCGACCTTCCGTTACAATTGACATCCCGCCGGCTCTTTGATCGGCTGAACACACAATTAGAATATGCAGAGCATtgtctttcactttttttgttttgcagggaAATGTTGAAAGCTTTGCGCTGCAAAATGGCATTTTCcgaagatggggggggggggggggggtaaaaaaaacaaaaacaaattaaaaatcattTACGGTTGGCTTTCCGGCTGAACTGTCATGGCTGAAAGGAAACGGAGAGGGGCGGGGgtgaggggaggggtggggtggggggggacctTTGGGGTTTGGGGGTGTCTTCCCTTTGATCTTTTGAGGGCAAAGCGGGGGAGTTGCTTCGGAGCTGGCAAACACATTTAGCCAGTAATTGTTCAGCTCAGACTCTTAGAAATGTATGGACAAACAAAAGTTTACAGCTCCAATTGGAAAAGTCAACAGATCTCACATCCATAAACAATGAAACTATTGAGATGGATCTCCGCTTTGATCAGTTGTTTGCCTTTCAATTATTCAGCCTGGTTGAAGCGCCGCCTTTTGTTAACCCTGCGCACATCATGGGCCGGCCTGTCATTTCCAATCTGGAAACATCCCTTGCACATGGGAAGACCCCTCAGAGAATGGAATAAAGCCATCCATCACAATTAGCACAGGACTAATTCCTTCATACATTTGAGCAACAAAAGTTGACTCAACAtttggacaaaaacaaaaaaacaagtgatTTTTATATCGCTAGCAATGATTTcatgcattgcattgcattgcgttgcattgcattgcattgcattgcttgTGTGACGATGGTGACATCCATCATTCAGGAACATCAATGATTTGTGGATGGCATCAGTCGTTACGTAACgtgattttggtggaagttacgGCGGCAACCTGTGCAGGAATAGGAAGAAACGCCGCATATAGTCAGTGATATTGATGGATTTTAAAACAAACTTACATCAGCAATGCATGCGGGTGGTTTGTTATCGGAACACAATTGTTTCATTGCCATGCATGAAGACATTTCATTTGATATTTTTACAAAATGAAGAATGTGAAATCCAAAAATTGCTTCAATTGAATGAGTGGACAATGCGAAATTGAAATTGGCTGCATTCTGCATTGAAAATCAGCATTTGTTGACCACTTGGGGGCACTGCTAACAAGTCCTCGAGTCCTCACATCAACATACCCTGCCTGATGAAGgatgaggttgaaaaaaaagaacgaTTCATCATCCGTTTATCGGGGAAAAACGAAAATCCCATCTCTTTCACAAGGGCATTGTATTGTGGGAATGAAAGCCATCCCATCCTGATAGATATTGCTTCCCATGAAAGCCTGAATGGCCAGCAGCCAGCTCACTTTCCGTCAGCGTCACAGACTGTCGACAAAAGTTGTTTGCTCATCATCCGAATCAAGTCGTTGCTTTTGGATTGGAGCAGCTCTGCCGCCGATGAGCTCGGCAGGGTGGCCGCGTTCCCCGCCCGCGTAGGCCCGCTATTCTACGGCCGCTCGGCAGGGGGGTcgtggcagggcagggcagagcagggcagggcggggcagggaagggcagggcagggcaggcaggcaggggttCAATTGCTACCTTTGTTTGTTTATTCTCAGGGATGCTAGTTGCGCTCAATAAAATGGATGAAAGTGATCTGGCCTCAGCGGAATTGCCAAAGGCGGAAGGTGTGATTTTTCCCACAAGCTGCTTCTATAGACGGGCTCGAGCAGTAGCCTCGTTTAATCCATTTAcagtctgctgctgctgcaggcaTGCAAATTTCAGAGCTAGCGCAATAAACGTGTCGTACTGTCTGTCGTTCGTCGTCACAAACCAAACGCAGCTTACCACATCGAGTGATCCCAAGGGACTGACTAGCTTCCAGTGTCCTTGTGTCTGAAAACGCCGGGTTAATCCAATGCGGAAGGCTTTAAACAGATTAATGTCAAGTGCCTTTTATTGGTGGCTCTTTTGAAGAACGCTCAACAATCAGCTTACTGTCATGTCAAACAAATGTTTGGGCTCTCtgcaactcatttttgtcaagaGTGTTAAGCAACACGTTTTGTAGCCCATTTCCAACAAATGGAAGGTCGGTCAAGCATGAGCACAGGATGGTTTGGTCGAGGTGTCGAAGCCCATTGTAATGTGGCTGACTGACTGGTTTTGGAGCAGATAGTTTACACAGGTTACAACAGATCAGCTAGTCAGAAGGTCCATTGCATTTCTCTCATAGCTATGGCTCATAAATAGGATTTTCCTCAATGGCCACCTCTGGATCTCAGCAGCAAGTCACGTCTCATGTGTGGAGACAAACACGCCACAGCACCATCCCAAGTAGGATTTGGGGAAATGACAAGTTCAGCAACGTATTGCAAAGCAAAAGCGGTGCATTGCGTGTGCTGAACCGACCCGccgggcggccgccggccagccggccagcgCTCGCTCCTCGCCTCGCCTGCTCCGGAATACGAGACCGCGTGGATGATTGACGGAGCCAGGGTGACGATGAACACGGGCTAAGCAATCAATCTGAATGTGACACAATGCGAGGGTGGCGAGTCACAAAGTTCCAATCAGCTCTACAGGAGCCGTTTGCGCCCCTGCTGGCTGGCAAACAAACACAACGGCGGAGAGAAATCACAAATCAACAAGGAACAACCGTTCCACTGTCAATAAATAGGTCTCCGTTGATGAGAAGTTCACATTGCAGCAACCATATGGATCGGCATCCACACATAAGGAGTGGAGATAGAGAGCGTGTCAGAGCCTTGCTGCGTAGAAGCCAAAGACATGGCTGCATCATCCTGACAACATCAGCAAAGTGCCAAACACCGCTATCTAGAGAAAAGGAAGGAGGGCTTGGTCTCATCTTCATGACTTCAAAGGTGAAATCCAAGCAGTAGCAAACACGTAGGTATTTATTCTCAGTATTTCATGACATATCTCAATAAATATTTCATCCTTTTTTTACAcgtcaaataaaatatatcctTTTTTATGTATCAAAACAGACATACAAAGAACAAGAGAGTTGGAGGAGAGGGGCAATGAGTATGTCcaagatggattttttttttttttacaccttaaTGTCATAATAGTACTCAGCGCTGATATTCAAACGTAGCTTCCTGTGTTTGCCGCATATTTCCTCATAAATGAACACGGTCATTGGCCACTGAACTGGGCTCAATCTGTTCAAGTTACAGTTCAAGGGACACCATCAAAAGAGATATTGAAAAACCAACAAGGCTCTACTAACTTGTCAATAATAGTTCAATAAGTTCTGTGCTTCTAAAAAATAACGCACTATTTTTGAGTTTATAGTCAGGAATTAAAAATCTCATGTACAAAAATAGAGTTCTTGTCTATttacagtcccccccccccccccaaaaaaaaagaatacatccAGTACACCTAGCAGAAGAGAGCACTGAATCAACTAGTGATGATAAATGCAGCAGCCTGCCTCAGCCTGCCTCAGCCTGCCTCAGCCTGCCTCAGCCTGGCTCAGCCTAGGTCAGCCTGGCTCAGCTTGGCTCAGCCTGGCTCAGCCTGGCAGTTTGTTTCCCTTCTGCCTGCCTCAGCACTTTTTGGATTGCTCAGCGCTCTGCGGAGTAGCGCGCACGTTTAGTCCTTTGGTTGAAGGGGTAGTGAACAAAGTCAAAGGGTCGCCGGTGGCCGGGGTGCGCGGGCTGCTGACCCCTGGGCAGTCTCTTCATAAAATGGACCTCACGCTGGTGCTGGCGCGTCCGCGAGCCTTTTCGCGGCCGTCCTCGACGGGTGAAGGCCATGTACCATCCCTCGTAGCGGGCGTTCCTCAGCGCCGTGTAGTTGTTCTCCAACACAATCTCGGTGAAGGTGAAGATGCAGTCGCGCCCTTGTCCGTTTTTCTGCACAGTCAGAGTGATGCGCGCcatttgatttgcttttcaaaaacccAATTGGAAGTGCCTGTACCCTGCATGCACAGACACATGCTAAGGCAATGATGCCTCCTCCCCTCATTCTGGAAATGCAGCATATGTTACTTACATTACAACTGGGGAGGggaggcgaggggggggggggggggaggcgagGGGAGGGCGGTTGCTTGGGGTGAAAACAGCCACTTTTCACTTACAAACTGTTGATTGACTGTCGGTATGGCTTGTAGGAATTTGAGTGAAGTGTTCCTCTTCATTGGTTGATAACATTGCGTAGTTTCAAGGATAATTTATGACTCAACTCGCTGGACAAGAAGTGCTAGCTAGCGCACCGACTCAATTGCAGAACAGGAGATGCAATCCTATGAACAGGTATGTACATCCAAAAGACTCTTTCtgttgtatcttttttttttttcatggggcTGGGACATGCTGTAATTGAGCTACGGGCAGATGGTATACGAGGCAGGGTGCGAGCTAGGTGGGTGGCCGGCCGGCCACTCcctttatatgtgtgtgtgtgcgcgtgcgtgcgttgagaagggagggagggagggagcggatCCGTGAAATGATTCTTACAATCTTACCGCCATTTAGATCATCACTTTTCCATTGGACCTTGACTTATGCTATTAAATGTGTTCATTCACAGTCTTGTGAATTCAGATGTCTCTCATCTTGCATCATTGATGTTAGCTTCATCTTGCTTTGTGTCAACATGAAACATCATTAAAACTAGACATTTGTTCTTATGAATTGAGCTCACATGACCTTTGACATTTGACCCGAGAGCCAACAACGACaacgacgacaacaacaacaacaacaacaacaaggagAGTCATGGGAGTTCTCACCTTGCCAATGAGCTTCCCCCTCTTGTTCATGCAAATGTAGAGGCCGCTCTGGGCTCCCTTGATCCGCACGCGGCTTCCAAACGTATCGGTCTCCACGACGAGTTTGGCTgagcaaaaaagaaaacattgtcaCTAACAAAAGACGCCGCTAATGAGAGAGAAGGCTTTGAGCAACTATGTTTCTATGACTATGTTCATCAGCTACATGAGCGCCGCACGCGCGCATGCAGGTCTGAAATTGAGTTTCAGCAGCCTTTCTTTTCCCTTTCTTCCTGTCCACACATAGTATCCACGTAAAACAAGAACCTGTGGAATCATTCCCTTCCATGGACTGATGTATCCTGAAATTCTTTCAAAATGATATAACCAGGTGTCTTTGGAGTCTTTGAAAGTTAAGGAGGCAAGCCCATCATCCCCATCAGGAATTTATCTTCAAATAAATCTGCATTCACATTTATCTCTATATGCCCCCAAATACTGTAACGCTAAGGAATTATGGCCTCGGCTGGATTGCTTTTCAGCAACAGGGGCCGAGATCTATGAAGCTTAGGGAATTTGCAGAGCAATAGGCCATTTTTAGTTTTCTATGCACTGGTatgtatccccccccccccccccaaaaaaaaaaaaaaaaaaaaaacgtcatcaCAAGTGTACAAAATTGGAGTGAATCTATATTGTCTTGAAAATACTGTATCTTTAGTCTATGATGGCAGTGGGGGCTGAGACTGCTGTTGAACTGAATACAAATCTATtacaaagaccccccccccccccccatttataTTTGTTgcactgcacaaaaaaaaaaaagagacatcaTTTTGTATCATATTCAAATTGAGTCAACGGGGCACACTCCCTCACCTGTAACAACAAAACGACAGGGAACTGCTGTGAAGTTCCACTTTAAGCATTTAAAATTGTGAAGTGGAAATTTTGGGGAGGTGGATTTAAGACTTTAATGGTTCTTCCAGACGTACAGAAAGATGTCAAATGCCTTTGCACACGATCTGTACCTAAAATAGTTACTTGATGTTTCATCCTTTCTTAAATCAAAATATAGTATCCAGCTCAATAAACAACTTGAGATCTACAAATATCTTGCTGGTTGTATTTTTCACGAGCAAAACTTCTCTTTTGAAGTcaactttctttctttctgttctATTTCTCATAAAGAATCATACCAAAATATTGACTGGAAATGGATAACAAGACTGAGAACGTACATAAAGGACCATCCTACATACTTTAGCGTACAGGGCAATCAATATATTTGTTACATGCTCCAAGCAAAAGTGAAAATGTAAATTTGCCCATTTCAGCAGAACAAAATGGTTGATTTGAATTGGCTATAatgcatcttaaaaaaaaaaaaaaaaaaacattttcttcagTGTCAATAATTCTAATCTAATTCCCATCGGCGACGCATGCAGACGACGTTGCGCTTACCGTGCACATCTCCATCTTCAGCCATGGCGTTGATCTTCTTGTTGGGGAGGACCTGCACATGCTTGCCGCTGGTCCGACTGTACAGCTGGTAGATCCGGATCAACCTGCGGCTCACGCGGTCTGTCACTTTGCTCTGCTCGCTTACATGCTGCGTGAAATTAGGCGGGGACTGATTGGTTACCTGTCAGAAATTAGATGTCATCACAATCAGTACCTCGGCGTCTAAAAATGCAAACTCAATCGAGTGTttttcgtttctttttttttttttttaatcgacggCAGGAGTcgcaaacaaatttgtttttgtattattatgatttattattattttatctaCGGCAGTTTGAAGGACAGCTTCGCAACAAaccgtaaaaaaaataaaataaatcaacatttatttgcTATTTGCTTTTCCTCTCCACCTGTCCTAGTCGGCCGTGGTAGAATGAGAGCAAGCGTATATATTTGTCTCGGAGCAAGCAAAAGCCCGTGCACCGGGTCCGCTATATGTGCAACCGGCAGGGTGGCTGACCCGGCTCGGGTGAGCCGGTGGGCaggcaggccggccggccggccgcctaTTCTATTCTGCCCTCACCTTACGTTCAAATCCTAGTGGAGGTTGCGCTTAACAAATAGAGTCATTCCAAAATGAAGACTGAACGAATATTGTtgaggtaaaaataaaacaacttaCCTGAGCGTAGAAGAAGAATGCGAATACGTGTATAAACCTGTAATGTGCAAATCACATTTAGTTTGCGGATTTGGAATATTGATACAAACACAgtgaagctgaaaaaaaaaaagaaggaaaagagTAGGTATACTTACACGAATCTACATCTAGATGTAGGCCGCATATTGGATGGAGGGGAAAAGCACTTGCAGGAATTGAAAGACTTGTCAGTCCAGACGTTCTTGCGTGCGGGAAATAGATCCCTCAAGCTCCAAGTGATTTGATAGAAATCCACAAAAGTCGCAGAGGTGCGTGCTGCGCTGCGAGCGAGCGCTCACGGGCGCACAGCCAATTTGGTTTTGAGCATATTCGTGTCAAACGGACATAGTCCGTTGTTGTCCACTGAGTACACTTATTAAGTTGATTTCAACTGGTCCTAATAGAtaatgctggctggctggctggctggctggctggctggctggctggctggctggctggctggctggcaggcaggcaggcaagcaaaaGTCTTAAGTGCACTTGCAGAAGCCGGGCTGAGAGTTGAATTGTTAGAAAAGGCGCTGCATGGTTTAGTTAATCTACTTTAATCtttcgttctttctttctttcttttgcttttttgttttttgtttctttccttGAAGTCCGATCGTGTTAGAAATTCGTCCGTATCAtcagactttattttttttcttctgcacgCCTGCACTCCTCGTGGtccgcgcggcgcggcgcggcgcggcgttcAGGTGTTGTGAGTGATCCTGCGTGCGCCCGCCCGCCGGTGCGGTCTCGTCACTGGTTTCGGAGAGGTTGCAGAACCCTGACCCACTCGGCTCTGGTAGAATTTCACACTGGACTGGACGGTGCACCTCCGCACTGACTGcttccaaccctaacccatacACACGCGcacgaacgcacgcacgcacgcacgcacacacaccgctCCGCTTCGCTCCGCTCCGCTGTCAAGCGTCTCACTTGGCGCTCCTCGCCGGTTAAAATGTCAAGCTGCTCTGCGAAGAACAAGCCCCCTTTTTCTGTGGAACAAAAGCAGACACCCCTCCTCACACCCTCCTCGCCCGTCGACCCCTCCCAGTCACCCCCTCTGACTTGAAACATCTCTTTACCTGAGAGAAATAGCCAACTCTGGGACTGAGTGCAAATGCCAACCTGCGCCATCACAGTCATCGGCCTATAATGTCGAATAAGGACATCCTCAATTTGAGCGCAATGCAGCCGCGGCCGAGTGaaagcgcgcgcgcgcgccgaACGGCAGCTCCATCACTCTTCCGGGCTCGCTCGGGATgctgcaggcacgcacgcacgcacgcacgcacgcaggcaggcaggcaggcacgcacgcacgaagGCTCACTTGTGTGTATTGACAGAGCAACGTGACAGACATTAAAAGGATTACAAACGATTAGCGTTTTTTGAAAAAAGAGCCCTCCTTTCATTTGTAAAAGCTTgtggagtgaagaaacgagcagCCTTGTCGATCCTTTTAGCTGCAACAATCAACGGGACGCGCGTAAAGTCTTAAAAGcatgagagagggagagagagagagagagagagaaagctccACCAAATCTGGCTAGTTACACCTCAAGTAGCCTGTTTCATTATGAAACTTGATGTGTATCGGTGAAACTACGAATAAACATTCTCATGAAATCGGCCAAGCACTTGAAATGGACTTTTGAGAACACTATTGTGACCTGTCTGTCAAGGTGAAAATACTTGATGAAAAAAGTTTAATGCAGGGTAAGGTCACCAGTGGGGGTTTCGTGGGAGGGATGGAACGATGATGacatggctgcctgcgtggctgcctgcgtggctgcctgcgtggctgcctgcgtggctgcctgcctggctgcctgcctggctgcctgcctggctgcctgcctgcctggctgcctgcctggctgcctgcctgcctggctgcctgcctggctgcctgcctgcctggctgcctgcctggctgcctgtctggctgcctgcctggctgcctgcctggctgcctgcctggctgcctgcctggctgcctgcctagctgcctgcctggctgcctgcctggctgcctgcctgcctggctgcctgcctggctgcctgcctgcctggctgcctgcctggctgcctgcctgcctgcctgcctgcctgcctgcctgcctgcctgcctccctcgatccatccatccctccatccatccatccctccatccatcagcAGCCCAGCGGGGGGCAAATCCCCTTCCCCCTCCGCTCCTGCTCTCTGGCTACTTTACGGACTCTCTCCGTTCCCCCAGCAGAGTTATGGAAATCAATTATTGATGACTTCACATTTGACAGCCAAAATAGAAACGAAAGAATCAGCTAACATTGGTGGCATATCGACAAAGACATCACCACGTTAAAGTccccccaatgatcatcgtcacacacacatctgggtgtggtgaaatttgtcctctgcatttaacccatccccatgtgattttgatccatcccctgggggagaggggagcagtgagcagcagcggtgccgcgctcgggaatcatttggtgatctaaccccccaattccaacccttaatgctgagtgccaagcagggaggcaatgggtcccatttttatagtctttggtatgacccggccggggtttgaacccacaaccttccagtctcagggcggacactctactactaggccactgagctgtggCGTAGTGTATTTGGAGCTCCAAAAGAacctgggaaaaaaatattgacgCCCAAACCTTCCATCAATGGTGTTGTGATGTGCTTATCATGGAATGTGTATAGAGCAGAATGAATTGATACGCTTGAGTCTCAATCACTTTCATTTGATCTAACATCGTCACTGCTGGACATACGGTAAGGCGTTGACACTTACTACGGACACTCCGGGCTCACGAGTTTGGCTTTCCATCCCGACACTTTTGTTTTTCGTTTTGATCATCTTTAGAAACCCTCAGGGACCTTCTCTTTGCATGTGTTGTGTCCTACTTAAGAGTCAAAAGCCACTGACTCcaatat contains:
- the fbxw4 gene encoding F-box/WD repeat-containing protein 4 isoform X4, with product MLLFQLPEDVLYHILSYLDCQTLSRLSQVSKVIWHIVSRDVVWKKIAKGLLNTGITRYWTDIYPHILLKERVKIAQNWCHGVCKRTAPLKWQPKLLPWLQLDGDTLFLSQAGEIHAYPLRQDCKKIWRKPIKIYSGHRADVCRFVLTDTHLISGGSDGKIVVHSRRSESPRKLFGHNQEVNCIDSKNQLIISGSRDQTTKIWTLASSCPRDIIPLYDRVWSVAINPTLSSFVTGTACCKNLSPLRIWDVERSECTGSLGSEFRRGAGVLDMLFESPFHLFTCGYDTFIRLWDLRLSRRKNVMEWEEPHDSAFYCMQTDGNHMIASGSSYYGVVRLWDKRQTRCLQFFQLSSDLVSSPVYCLRFSSSHLYAALATALHSLDFRHNVITIR
- the fbxw4 gene encoding F-box/WD repeat-containing protein 4 isoform X5, encoding MLLFQLPEDVLYHILSYLDCQTLSRLSQVSKVIWHIVSRDVVWKKIAKGLLNTGITRYWTDIYPHILLKERVKIAQNWCHGVCKRTAPLKWQPKLLPWLQLDGDTLFLSQAGEIHAYPLRQDCKKIWRKPIKIYSGHRADVCRFVLTDTHLISGGSDGKIVVHSRRSESPRKLFGHNQEVNCIDSKNQLIISGSRDQTTKIWTLASSCPRDIIPLYDRVWSVAINPTLRSECTGSLGSEFRRGAGVLDMLFESPFHLFTCGYDTFIRLWDLRLSRRKNVMEWEEPHDSAFYCMQTDGNHMIASGSSYYGVVRLWDKRQTRCLQFFQLSSDLVSSPVYCLRFSSSHLYAALATALHSLDFRHNVITIR
- the fbxw4 gene encoding F-box/WD repeat-containing protein 4 isoform X2, which gives rise to MLLFQLPEDVLYHILSYLDCQTLSRLSQVSKVIWHIVSRDVVWKKIAKGLLNTGITRYWTDIYPHILLKERVKIAQNWCHGVCKRTAPLKWQPKLLPWLQLDGDTLFLSQAGEIHAYPLRQDCKKIWRKPIKIYSGHRADVCRFVLTDTHLISGGSDGKIVVHSRRSESPRKLFGHNQEVNCIDSKNQLIISGSRDQTTKIWTLASSCPRDIIPLYDRVWSVAINPTLRVRGQPPCLPLQAGLTPPTHPPNQPAKPNQPKPAIHPPIHPPNQPTNQPPLWALNDSFVTGTACCKNLSPLRIWDVERSECTGSLGSEFRRGAGVLDMLFESPFHLFTCGYDTFIRLWDLRLSRRKNVMEWEEPHDSAFYCMQTDGNHMIASGSSYYGVVRLWDKRQTRCLQFFQLSSDLVSSPVYCLRFSSSHLYAALATALHSLDFRHNVITIR
- the fbxw4 gene encoding F-box/WD repeat-containing protein 4 isoform X1, translated to MLLFQLPEDVLYHILSYLDCQTLSRLSQVSKVIWHIVSRDVVWKKIAKGLLNTGITRYWTDIYPHILLKERVKIAQNWCHGVCKRTAPLKWQPKLLPWLQLDGDTLFLSQAGEIHAYPLRQDCKKIWRKPIKIYSGHRADVCRFVLTDTHLISGGSDGKIVVHSRRSESPRKLFGHNQEVNCIDSKNQLIISGSRDQTTKIWTLASSCPRDIIPLYDRVWSVAINPTLSRVRGQPPCLPLQAGLTPPTHPPNQPAKPNQPKPAIHPPIHPPNQPTNQPPLWALNDSFVTGTACCKNLSPLRIWDVERSECTGSLGSEFRRGAGVLDMLFESPFHLFTCGYDTFIRLWDLRLSRRKNVMEWEEPHDSAFYCMQTDGNHMIASGSSYYGVVRLWDKRQTRCLQFFQLSSDLVSSPVYCLRFSSSHLYAALATALHSLDFRHNVITIR
- the fgf8a gene encoding fibroblast growth factor 8 codes for the protein MRPTSRCRFVFIHVFAFFFYAQVTNQSPPNFTQHVSEQSKVTDRVSRRLIRIYQLYSRTSGKHVQVLPNKKINAMAEDGDVHAKLVVETDTFGSRVRIKGAQSGLYICMNKRGKLIGKKNGQGRDCIFTFTEIVLENNYTALRNARYEGWYMAFTRRGRPRKGSRTRQHQREVHFMKRLPRGQQPAHPGHRRPFDFVHYPFNQRTKRARYSAER